ATCAGGCCCTCAATTCCATCTTCTTTTCTTGGCAGATTTCTCAGATCGAATTGGAAAAACCAAAAGAACGGGATATGAATCTGGAGAATATGAGATGGTTTGTTGTTTGTGTGTTGATGGGAATAGTGCAGTGACCCTATCATGTGGGCATTTAAGAGAGAGCAGGGATATAGGTGGGATTCCGGGTTCCTCTCTGGTTGGGGGCCTGAGGAGCCCAGCTGGATGCAGGGGAGCATGCTTTGTCCCCCTGCTGTTGGCTTTGGAGCGTCCCCAGGCCTCCAGCTCTCTGCAGGTCTTCTGAGTGAGGATGATGGTGGATTCTTAGTTGGGTATGATACCCTTACAAACTGGGTTTGGAtacattcttgtttttttttttttttttttgatacattCTTGAGGTTCCCTGTTCTAGGAGGTGTGATGTCACCGTCTGTGCTTGCTCTCTAGCTTGGAGAGGGTCTGGGAGTGAAGGAGACACCCCAGCAAAAGTACCAGAGACTGCTGCATGAGGTCCAAGAGCTGACAGCTGAAGTTGAAAAAATCAAGGTGACTATAGACTCTCCTCTCGCCTTTCTGCTATGACTTACATAGCAGGGGAAGACCTcccagcaggaggagaaagattcCCTAAGCTCCTCCCTAAGGGGGCTGAGGTTTTCAGAGTTTGGGAATGCACATGAATTTATAGTTAGTGCTGTAAGTGGGTAAGGAGCAGCCCAATGACTTTCAGCCACAGCTATCTTTTAAGGGTCTTGATCTATTTTTTCCCTTGACTCACTCTTACCACCCCTCACTGTCTATTTGTTTTCATACCAGACAACAGTGAAGGAATCAACCACTGAGGAGAAGCTGACCCCCGTGGTGCTGGCTAAACAGCTGGCCGCCCTGAAGCAGCAGCTGGTTGCTTCCCATCTGGAGAAgctgctgggaccagatgccgcaATCAACCTTACTGACCCCGATGGAGCTCTGGCTAAGTGGGTGCCAGACTTTGCTGGGAAATCATTGCTCATTGGGGTGTGGAGGGACTCCAGCCAGGTACTGACAGGGCTGCGCAGGGGGAGGTGGCCCGGCTGCTCCTTAATGCTGACCCTGAGGCAGAAGCAGGTGACCGGGCGGACCCACATCCTCAAGTCGTGATAACAGTGCTGCTGCTTTGATCCAGGCGCCTACTGCTGCAGCTGGAAGCGACAAAGAACAGCAGAGGGGCTGGTTCAGGCAGGAGCACCGGCGGGAGCCCCCCAGATAGCAGCCTGGTCACCTACGAGCTGCATTCTCGGCCCGAGCAGGACAAGTTCTCTCAAGCTGCCaaagtacgtgtgtgtgtgtgcgagcgtgtgtgtgtgtgatggttaAGGGGCCTGAGCAGGACAAGTTCTCTCAAACTGCCaaagtacgtgtgtgtgtgtgtgtgtgtgtgtgtctgtgtgtgtgtgtgagtgtgtgtgtgtgtgagtgtgatggTTAAGGGGCCTGAGCAGGACAAGTTCTCTCAAGCTGCCaaagtacgtgtgtgtgtgtgtgtgtgtgtgtgtgtgtgtgtgtgtgtgtgatggttaAGGGGCCTGAGCAGGACAAGTTCTCTCAAGCTGCCAAagtacgtgtgtgtgtctgtgtgtgtgtgtgtgtgcgtgcgtgtgtgtgtgtgtgtgatggttaAGGGGCCTGAGCAGGACAAGTTCTCTCAAGCTGCCaaagtacgtgtgtgtgtgtgtgtgtgtgtgtgtgtgtctgtgtctgtgtgtgtctgtgtgtctaatGTTGGTTAAGGGGCCAGAGAAGACATGGCTCTGGAGACTTTCTTGCTGCCCTCCAAGGAATCACATCTGGGGAGAGGGTGCTGGGAATGCTTGATTCCTCTTGATGTCTCATTTAAGACTGGGATTAGTGCTGTGTTCTAGAGAAAGAAATCCCTTGGCAgagtggtggggagaggggaggggagggcacgcAGACCAGCCAAGAGCAGGATTGACCTCCCACTGCAGCAGGAGTGAGGGAGGTGGATGGCcagtctcccctcctccctcccctaggTGGCAGAACTCGAGAAGCGCCTGACGGAGCTGGAAGCCACTGTACGCTGTGATCAGGACGCTCAGGTGCTCTGTTACACTTGTTCTGACCCCACATCCTGAGCCCTAGGGTGCACTGCCTTCCACAGAATCCGGGGAGGAGTTAGGAACAGGTTCCAGTTACAGGAGCAGCCAGTAGTTGCCTCCTGGAACCAGAAAGGATGGGAGAAGGTGGTAATCACCTGGAGAGATGAGAACCACTGActtctttgcttcttttccccATCAGAATCCCCTTTCAGCAGGTCTGCAGGGAGCTTGCCTCATGGTGAGTATAAAAGGAACTGGAGTGTTTGGATGACAGAGGGGATATCATGATTGGGTTTGCTTAGAAAATTGTTTTTGGACCTGTAGCTGTTTATTCATTACCTTCAGTGGAATATGAGGTGGCCGCGTCTAGTCTGATTTGTCTGCTTCATGACACTTGTCCTGACCCCGCCCCCAGGATACTGTAGAGCTGTTGCAGGCGAAGGTGGGCGCCCTGGACCTTGCGGTTTTGGACCAAGTGGAGGCTCGGCTACAGGTATTAAGTGGAGGCAACCTGGATTACAGGCAGCTAGTGACTTTGGAAGGCCTGATGCCCTTACTATGGACCTTAAAATCTGTGCTTTCAGAGTGTGCTGGGAAAAGTGAATGAAATTGCCAAGCATAAAGCCTCTGTAGAGGATGCAGACACACAGAGCAAGGTCAGGAAGAGATCTTCCCTCCCATCCGACAGCCTGTCCTGCTCCCTCACGTGCTGTCCCTGCTGGACCCCTCAGCCCACCTCCTCGCGCGCTCACAGCTGAGCGCGGGCAGTGCTTCCCCGTCCGCACGCGCGCTTGGCGGGGCCCTCGTCCCGCCCTGACGGGGTGTGTGGCTGAAGGCTGGCGTCTGCCGTCCCTCCAGGTGCACCAGCTTTACGAGACCATGCAGCGCTGGGGCCCCGTCGCCACCTCCCTTCCTGAGCTGGTGCAGAGACTCGTCAGCATCAAGCAGCTGCATGAGCAAGGTGGGAGGCCGGCCCCAGGGGTGTCAGGGGGACCTGGAAAGGGAGCAACCCTGTTCCCTCCCCTCTGGTCTCGGATTCTAACGCCATGCCTGCCCTTCTGGCCTTTCACAGCCATGCAGTTTGGCCAGCTTCTGACACATTTGGACACCACGCAGCAGATGATTGCGTGTTCCCTCAAGGACAACGCCGCCCTCCTGACTCAGGTGAGCGCTCCTCTGCTGGTCggctgcctcccctccccagcgCACACAGGCAAGGTCCTCCAGCTTCAGCTCCGGAGGGTCCTGCCTCGGCCCATGTGGTGGCACAATGGTGCGGCAGGAGTTTGGTGTGAGTCTCCATACGGTTTCTCAGTTGCCGTGAGACGCCTGACAACTTACTTAACCTGTGACCCTCCATCTCACCATTTGGCAAATTGTACCTGCTTCAGAGTTATATGGCTTAGAGGAAGTAATATGAGTGAATGGTAAGAGCTCAGTAAGCCTTCATTCTTCCTGTAAGACCTACCGTTCCTCTCTGTAGTCTCAGCTGGGTTTATCCTCCCTGGGTCCTCAACCAGATGTTCCTGAGCACAGCACACTAGACAACGTGGGCATTGAAGCCTGGAGGCAGGCTCCCACctggttttgccatttccttcctaacGCTGAGCTGTGAGCGTCGCCTCTTCATTTTCTAagcagtgcccagcacatagcGAGTCCTGTTTCTGGTGGAGGCATTGTTCTCAGTGCTGAGGGAAGCACTGCAGTTGGGAGTCTAGTATCCCAGCTCTGTCAAGATAAAGTGCTTGGCATATGTTCTTCTCCAGAgcagttttctaaaattttggaCAAGTGAAACCCTTACTTCAACAAAATCCTATTTTCTCCTCAGTACATAAAACAGATGAAAGAACTCTTCTGGTTAAAGTCAGGATGGGAATTCTTAAGAGGCCTGCCTGTTTGGCAGATCCCATGCTAGGTCCGTGGTGCTCCAAGTCCCCTTCCCATTCTGGGGCCCACaagctgtttccatttcttttttctaatttggcTTtgttgtgtggcttgtgggatcttagttccccaaccagggactgaacctgggccccagcagtgaaccTGCAGAGTtgtaaccgctggaccaccagggaattctcctcCATGTCTTCTGTCTTCTCCAAGAGAACTGCCTCCGGTCCTCACCCAGGTGAGCGCCTGAACCTGACAGTAAAGCAGCTCTCTCGCCTTCCAGGTGCAGACGACGATGCGTGAGAACCTGTCCACAATTGAGGGGAACTTTGCCAGCATTGATGAACGGATGAAGAAACTGGGAAAGTGAGCCGCTCTGGGTGACGGAGGACGGGGTAACCCCTGCCCCTTCGCGCTCCGTGATACCTTACACAGGGTTTCCCCTTAATCCTAACTCTTGCGTCCCGTTTGACACTGGGGCAAGGGCTTCTTGCATGTGGGGCTTAAACCCCCTCCTCTGAAGAGTAGTGGAAGCTGGGGATGTTAAATGGTGGTCTCCCCTTAGGCCACAGGGATGAGGACGTGGCCCGGCCACAGGCCAGCTCCTGCCCAAAACTGCTTTGCCTGGTGTGGGGGGGACTGGGTCCGGTCCTCCAGCACAGCTTCTGTGGCTGACTCTAACACTGTACAACTGTTTCTGACCATTAAATGCTGTTGTACTCGGTGTGGCCTCTGCTGTTTCCTGGGGAAGAGGCAGCACTGAGAGAAACATACACAGCCAAACAGACAGTCTGAGCATTCTCTACCACAGAAGGATTTAAATTATAATCTGTTCTTACAATAGAACTAAGGAAAAAATGAGGACAGAGTCAGAGCCAGAGTTTCAAAATATTCTCATCTGTTAAATTAAGAGTGTCTCCCATAGAAAAGCAGTGGAGGCCCCACAGGGCAAGTACAAAACAGAATTAAAACTCCCAAGGGTCTTGTCTTTACAAAAGAAAAGGCAGGAGGCAGCCCCTGGACAGCTGGTCATGCTGGCCGCTCCGGTTGGACCATGTTGCATAATCCTCAGTCGCATCGTCACAACGTCTCTGAGCGTTTTGATGGGGGAGAAGGGGCAGTGTAGTGTGTATGGGAGGAGAGACCCAGAGGGCTCTCTTTGCCCCCTTACCCCCTCTTCATATCCCAGAGGAAAGTGGAGGGAAGCTGGCTACACCTTGAAATGAGGCTATGTGTTTCAAACCTGGGGACAGGGGTAAGAGGGGGATCTGTGCTTTGAGCAACCTGAGCCAGAGGCAGAGGGGTGTtggcaggggtgaggggaggacgCATGATGCTTATTGCTTTGTACCTTTCATTGGGAAGGAGGGCAGCAGCCAACAGTAGCTCACAGGTTTGTAAACTGAGCCTGCTGGCTTCAAGAAGGGAGGCAATGAAGTCGAATTAAATATAAAAGAGTCATTTGTGCAAAAATAACTTAAACAAATAAAAGACCTGGGGGAGGGGGTTTTCCCCTTAGCCTGGTGGGGAGAGGGCCATCTACCACCCCCCCAGGCCTTTTCAGTGACATGGCTTTGGGGGGGGGTGAGCTTCCCTACCCCCTGCAATGGCTCAGGATGGGACTGTGGGGGAAGGGGTCGCATTTGTGCTCTGAGTGGGGAGGACTGCCCCCACCCACTGTCCACAGGTGCAGGCGGCTGGCGGGGCTCCCGGGGCTCAGCGCTCCGCTCTCCCCAGCCAGGGTCAGCTCCAGCTCCAGGTATGGCTGCTATGGGGCCAGtttcctcctcttgtttttgGCAGGACGGCCAGGGCGGGCCCGGGGAGGCAGAGGGACAGCCGCCTACACAAGAGGGGAAGTCGAAAGAAGTGATCAGACAGCTGGGTATCAGGAAGTCCTTTATTTTCTCCCCACTCCCGctaacctcctcctcctcctgcctcattGACTTCATGTGCACTCCCACCCACCGACGCAGTGACGCACACTTACGcggggtgtggggctggggtcCAAGGTGATGTCCTGGCGGGAGCTGTTGCTGTTCCGGGTTGGGCTGCAATAAGGCACAGGTGGGTCAGGAACACCTCCCCGAGCGCCAGGGGAATTTCAGAGTTTGGGTGGGAAACTTTCTACGTGTGGATAGTATAGGCATGACATCCTTATTCATATTCAAGTAAGTACTTTTCGAAAGCCAAATCACTTGTAACAATTGCTATAAACCCAACAAGAAGCCGGAAGAAGCCAGTATACTCACTTGTATTTTCTCCTGCGGCCACGACGAGACTTTCTGACCACCCCTGGGGATACCTGAGAAAAGATGGGACTGTGTGTAGGAAAAGGCACCTTGGCCTCAACCTTTCCTCAGGGACTTTGTGCCCGGACAACCAGTACTTAATCCACACTCACCTTAAGGTCCTCAGAATGGGGCCCAGGAGGGGATGGATCCTTGGGCTCAGCACCCCCTTCAGCCAGCTCCCCATTATGCTGCCAGTGGTGGGTCCTTCTTGGGGACCGTTCCATTTGTCCATTGAAGCCACCACGTGCCCCCCACTTGAGGGCCAGTCGGCCAGGCTCCCGCCGGCTGCCAGGCtttcgaccccggcctggccTGGCCTCACCATTAATGCCCCTaagtccccctcctcccctccggcCCCGTTTCCCTGACCCCCTCCCAGTGAGCAGCTCAGGGACTGGGGGATCGGGAGAACTGTGGGGTGGGGCTAAGGCACTGAGGGGAGGCCGGGCAGGCTCCGGTTCAAGGGCTGAGGTGGGGCTCTCAGGGGGCAGACAGGGGGCTTCTGGCTGCTCTGGAGGGATCTGCAGACAAAACACATCTCTGTCAGTTTCAAATGCAGTTCCAGCTACTTTAACTTGAAATGTCTGTATTTCCAGTTTGGGAAAAAAATTCTCTccctaacacacacacccatcccctCACCTGGAGACTCTGTAGCAGGCAGGCTAGGGGACTAGAAGCTTCTGAGAGGGGTGGAGGAGCTCCCCCCCCAGGGAGGAGCTGCAGCCCCAACTGGCCAGAGAGAAGAGGGCCAGGAGGCTGCAACAGGCTGGGGAGGGTTCCAGGGCTGCTGGTCAGCGAGGACAGGTCACCTGTTAAGGAAATGTAAAATCAAGGGTCTCCCTGGGCAACCCAATTAGGCTGAGCAGACCCTATTCTTTTAGGCTTGACTCAAGTGGTCACAGACTTTCTTCCCTAACTCATCTAGTCTCTTCTCCCAAtttttctgcttccttccttctctcccacacCACAGAGTCTTCCCTCAGACTCACCCAGCAGGCTGGCACTCAGCAGAGGGCTAAGGAGTTGAGGGGGTCTCCCTGAGTTGGAGGGGGCCTTGCCCAGAGAGGAGGCCCCCGGGTCAGTAGTTGCCGTGGTGACACTGGAGGTAGGTGGTCCAGGTTGGGGGGCGCTCAGGACACAGGGCTGAGAAGAACAAACGGCTGTAACAtctccatgtgtaaagtcttcaaTAAGTTTACAGTACTTTCACGTATACGGTCTCACTGAAGCCCCACTGAAGCAGGCCACGCTTATTAAATACAGACCCAGTTCTTACCGTCCATCCTACCCCCAGCTAAGAACTAAGCCCTCCTCAAAGGCCCTAAGGAAGAGCTCAGACATCAAACTGAAAGCCTCTGAGTCCCAGCTCCCATCTCTGATTCTACCTCTTGTTCTGTCCCACCCACTCACCCCCTATCCTCACCTGGGGGGGCGTCCCCGAGGGGGGATCCAGGCTGG
The sequence above is drawn from the Dama dama isolate Ldn47 chromosome 3, ASM3311817v1, whole genome shotgun sequence genome and encodes:
- the DCTN2 gene encoding dynactin subunit 2: MADPKYADLPGIARNEPDVYETSDLPEDDQAEFDAEELTSTSVEHIIVNPNAAYDKFKDKRVGTKGLDFSDRIGKTKRTGYESGEYEMLGEGLGVKETPQQKYQRLLHEVQELTAEVEKIKTTVKESTTEEKLTPVVLAKQLAALKQQLVASHLEKLLGPDAAINLTDPDGALAKRLLLQLEATKNSRGAGSGRSTGGSPPDSSLVTYELHSRPEQDKFSQAAKVAELEKRLTELEATVRCDQDAQNPLSAGLQGACLMDTVELLQAKVGALDLAVLDQVEARLQSVLGKVNEIAKHKASVEDADTQSKVHQLYETMQRWGPVATSLPELVQRLVSIKQLHEQAMQFGQLLTHLDTTQQMIACSLKDNAALLTQVQTTMRENLSTIEGNFASIDERMKKLGK